A stretch of Halostagnicola kamekurae DNA encodes these proteins:
- a CDS encoding NAD-dependent succinate-semialdehyde dehydrogenase: protein MSIESTNPATGETVETYEEDSSADRDEALERAEAVFDEWREVPIEDRQEMLARAGEQLRENESTYAELMTEEMGKPIAQSHAEVEKCAWLCDYYAEHAAEHLQDDRIASESDARTLVSYEPIGTVLAIMPWNFPFWQAFRFAVPNLAAGNVGILKHASNVPGCARAIEEVFREAGCPEGAFTSLLIGSEEIDEVIADDRIEAVTLTGSSGAGRSVAETAGSELKKTVLELGGSDPFVVLDDADLELAVEKGTQARLINSGQSCIAAKRFIVVEDVYDEFLEAFVERMDEQVVGDPTDEDTDVGPQAREDLMETLDEQVQETVEQGAECHVGGEPMDREGAFYPPTVLTDIPEGSPADREELFGPAASVFRVPDEEAAIEKANDTQFGLGASVWTEDYARGERVARRFESGMAFVNELVKSDPRLPFGGVKASGYGRELAEQGIREFVNEKTIWVQHQNGEDDGLVE from the coding sequence ATGTCAATCGAGAGCACGAATCCCGCGACCGGCGAGACCGTCGAGACGTACGAGGAGGACTCGAGCGCGGACCGAGACGAAGCGCTCGAGCGGGCCGAAGCGGTGTTCGACGAGTGGCGCGAGGTTCCGATCGAGGATCGACAGGAAATGTTGGCGCGTGCCGGCGAGCAGTTGCGCGAGAACGAGTCGACCTACGCGGAACTGATGACCGAGGAGATGGGCAAACCCATCGCACAGAGTCACGCTGAGGTCGAAAAGTGCGCCTGGCTCTGTGACTACTACGCGGAACACGCCGCCGAACACCTCCAGGACGATCGAATCGCGAGCGAGTCGGACGCCCGAACGCTCGTCAGCTACGAGCCCATCGGGACGGTGCTCGCGATCATGCCCTGGAACTTCCCGTTCTGGCAGGCGTTTCGCTTCGCCGTGCCGAACCTCGCCGCCGGCAACGTGGGGATCCTGAAACACGCCTCGAACGTTCCCGGCTGCGCTCGAGCCATCGAGGAGGTCTTCCGGGAGGCTGGCTGCCCCGAGGGCGCGTTCACGTCCCTGTTGATCGGCTCCGAGGAAATCGACGAGGTCATCGCCGACGACCGAATCGAGGCCGTCACGCTCACCGGCTCGAGCGGCGCGGGCCGTTCGGTCGCGGAAACGGCCGGCAGCGAACTGAAAAAGACCGTCCTCGAACTCGGCGGGAGCGACCCGTTCGTCGTCCTCGACGACGCGGACCTCGAGCTCGCGGTCGAGAAGGGAACGCAGGCGCGGCTCATCAACTCCGGACAGTCCTGCATCGCCGCGAAACGCTTCATCGTCGTCGAGGACGTCTACGACGAGTTCCTCGAGGCGTTCGTCGAACGCATGGACGAACAGGTCGTCGGCGACCCGACGGACGAGGACACCGACGTCGGCCCGCAGGCTCGCGAGGATCTCATGGAGACGCTCGACGAGCAGGTTCAAGAGACCGTCGAGCAGGGCGCGGAGTGTCACGTCGGCGGGGAACCCATGGACCGCGAGGGCGCGTTCTATCCGCCGACGGTGCTGACCGATATTCCCGAGGGCTCGCCGGCCGACCGGGAGGAGCTGTTCGGACCCGCCGCGTCGGTGTTTCGGGTGCCCGACGAGGAGGCGGCCATCGAGAAGGCGAACGACACCCAGTTCGGCCTCGGTGCGAGCGTCTGGACCGAAGACTACGCTCGAGGCGAACGCGTCGCCAGACGCTTCGAGTCGGGGATGGCGTTCGTGAACGAACTCGTCAAGTCCGATCCGAGACTGCCCTTCGGCGGCGTCAAGGCGTCCGGATACGGCCGCGAACTCGCCGAGCAGGGCATTCGGGAGTTCGTCAACGAGAAGACGATCTGGGTGCAACACCAGAACGGCGAGGACGACGGACTGGTCGAGTGA
- a CDS encoding HpcH/HpaI aldolase/citrate lyase family protein produces the protein MARRSVLFTPGDQADRLRKAPRFGADVIVFDLEDAITPSNKPAARETVATVLGDPDFDPDCEVCVRVNPSSTAVAADLEAIFGDDRDDPAVDSLMLPKVASSEDVRSLVGRLADRDATLPIFSLVESAAGVLAAPEIASVPETTALVFGAEDLAADIGATRTTEGTEVLYARERVVLAAAAADIDAVDTVFTDFEDETGLREEAAFAAQLGYDGKLAIHPAQVAPIAAAFEPTGEEVTWARDVLAAKRDADDDGRGVFEVDGEMIDAPLIARAERILDRADDDIGPN, from the coding sequence ATGGCTCGTCGAAGCGTTCTGTTCACACCGGGCGATCAGGCCGACCGACTCCGAAAAGCGCCCCGGTTCGGCGCGGACGTGATCGTCTTCGATCTCGAGGACGCGATCACGCCGTCGAACAAACCGGCGGCGCGAGAGACGGTCGCGACCGTTCTCGGTGACCCCGACTTCGATCCCGACTGCGAAGTGTGCGTGCGCGTCAACCCGAGTTCGACCGCCGTCGCGGCCGATCTCGAGGCGATCTTCGGAGACGATCGCGACGATCCGGCCGTCGATAGTCTCATGCTTCCGAAGGTGGCCTCGAGCGAGGACGTTCGATCGCTCGTCGGTCGTCTCGCCGACCGCGACGCGACGCTGCCGATTTTTTCGCTCGTCGAGAGCGCCGCGGGCGTCCTCGCTGCACCCGAAATCGCGTCGGTCCCCGAAACCACTGCGCTCGTGTTCGGTGCCGAAGACCTCGCCGCCGATATCGGCGCAACGCGGACGACAGAGGGGACGGAAGTGCTCTACGCTCGAGAGCGCGTCGTCCTCGCGGCGGCCGCCGCCGACATCGACGCGGTAGACACCGTCTTCACCGACTTCGAGGACGAGACCGGACTGCGTGAAGAGGCGGCGTTCGCCGCCCAACTGGGCTACGACGGCAAGCTCGCGATCCACCCTGCACAGGTCGCTCCGATCGCGGCGGCGTTCGAACCCACCGGCGAGGAGGTGACGTGGGCGCGCGACGTCCTCGCGGCCAAACGCGACGCGGACGACGACGGCCGCGGCGTCTTCGAGGTCGACGGAGAGATGATCGACGCGCCGTTGATCGCACGCGCCGAACGAATTCTCGACCGAGCGGACGACGACATCGGGCCGAACTGA
- a CDS encoding Glu/Leu/Phe/Val family dehydrogenase: MSEQTNPFESLQSQIDEASPYVDASDDVIERLKHPERVLETNLTVELDDGSLERFKAFRSQFNGDRGPYKGGIRYHPGVSRDEVKALSGWMVYKCATVGIPYGGGKGGIIIDPDEYSADEIERLTRAFAKELRPLIGVDRDVPAPDVNTGQREMNWIKDTYETLENTTQPGVITGKALDSGGSEGRVEATGRSTVLAAREAFDYLGKDLEDATVAVQGYGNAGWIAAKLIDEMGAKVVAASDSSGGVYNPDGFDPVAAKDHKHETGSISGFEGATDEITNEDILTLDVDLLIPAALENAIDGDLAESVQADVISEAANGPLTPEADQVMADKDVLVIPDILANAGGVTVSYFEWVQNRQRFYWSEERVNEELESIIVVAFDDLVESYEENDLESFRTAAYVVALERVAGAFEEAGTFP, from the coding sequence ATGTCGGAGCAAACCAACCCGTTCGAAAGTTTGCAATCCCAGATCGACGAGGCGAGCCCGTACGTCGACGCCAGTGACGACGTCATCGAGCGCCTCAAACACCCAGAGCGCGTGCTCGAGACGAATCTCACCGTCGAGCTCGACGACGGATCGCTCGAGCGATTCAAAGCGTTTCGCTCGCAGTTCAACGGCGACCGCGGCCCGTACAAAGGCGGCATTCGCTACCACCCGGGCGTTTCCCGTGACGAAGTGAAAGCGCTCTCCGGCTGGATGGTGTACAAGTGTGCAACTGTCGGGATTCCCTACGGCGGCGGGAAAGGCGGCATCATCATCGATCCCGACGAGTACTCGGCAGACGAGATCGAACGGCTCACGCGGGCGTTCGCGAAGGAGCTCCGACCGCTGATCGGCGTCGATCGCGACGTTCCCGCGCCGGACGTAAACACCGGCCAGCGGGAGATGAACTGGATCAAAGACACCTACGAGACCCTCGAGAACACGACCCAGCCCGGCGTCATCACCGGTAAGGCGCTGGACTCGGGCGGCAGCGAGGGCCGCGTCGAGGCGACCGGCCGATCGACCGTCCTCGCCGCGCGCGAAGCCTTCGACTACCTCGGAAAGGACCTCGAGGACGCGACAGTCGCCGTGCAGGGCTACGGCAACGCCGGCTGGATCGCCGCGAAGCTGATCGACGAGATGGGCGCGAAAGTCGTCGCCGCCAGCGACTCGAGCGGCGGCGTCTACAACCCGGACGGGTTCGACCCCGTCGCCGCGAAAGATCACAAACACGAAACCGGTTCGATCTCCGGATTCGAGGGCGCGACCGATGAGATCACGAACGAAGACATCCTCACGCTCGACGTGGATCTGCTGATCCCCGCGGCGCTCGAGAACGCCATCGACGGCGACCTCGCGGAGTCGGTGCAGGCCGACGTCATCTCGGAGGCCGCAAACGGCCCGCTGACGCCCGAAGCGGATCAGGTTATGGCCGACAAGGACGTGCTGGTCATCCCCGACATCCTCGCGAACGCGGGCGGCGTCACCGTCTCGTACTTCGAGTGGGTGCAGAACCGACAGCGCTTCTACTGGTCCGAAGAGCGCGTCAACGAGGAACTCGAGTCGATCATTGTCGTCGCCTTCGACGACCTCGTCGAGAGCTACGAAGAAAACGACCTCGAGTCGTTCCGGACGGCGGCGTACGTCGTCGCCCTCGAGCGGGTCGCCGGCGCGTTCGAAGAAGCCGGAACGTTCCCGTAA